The following are from one region of the Nicotiana tabacum cultivar K326 chromosome 3, ASM71507v2, whole genome shotgun sequence genome:
- the LOC107784787 gene encoding putative methyltransferase PMT27 has protein sequence MPTARARLGRRPSSSSYSSTITTIIFVSLCVLGVWLLTSTSVIPPKSTTRTSTESTTSTSSSLASTIMDAHKTISNNGRTPVFKDTQGDLPDDAIKPDDANRPQDTRENDKPQTDVSSDITKYSGGRDSLNGNGESLQGSENGKLEDDKKNGNLAAAEHSHGLHGIESVEEQEKQKLLETQTSEESSITHRQEAEQITAGIGKTITGKESKDKGSLGKDKAEEDVSLDSGNDAHGVSTDNTKNILTDQEQQKRLEQHQQQEDDQMQQQQKQSEEQTQGVMSKDQIKHDEAPILKDVKIQHDHKAPVNLTNNLPVLKTENHKTETIVPKESKESKKSWSTQADHSVNQKERRTVGSNNKDSSVPEQNWQLCEVAAGADYIPCLDNEEAIKKLKTTKHYEHRERHCPQEPPTCLVPLPQGYKTPIEWPKSRDKIWYHNVPHTLLAEVKGHQNWVKVSGEFLTFPGGGTQFIHGALHYIDFVQEAVPDIAWGKHTRVVLDVGCGVASFGGYLFERDVLAMSFAPKDEHEAQVQFALERGIPAISAVMGTQRLPFPSGVFDLVHCARCRVPWHEEGGALLLELNRVLRPGGYFAWSATPVYQTLEEDVEIWKAMSNLTVSMCWELITIKKDKLNSVGVAIYHKPDTNDCYDQRKQNKPPMCKPDDDPNAAWYVAFHSCIHRVPTEEKERGYRWPVEWPERLQTPPYWLNQSQVGIYGKPAPDDFAADLEHWKRLVSKVYMNGLGISWSNVRNAMDMRAVYGGFAAALRDLKLWVLNVVNVNSPDTLPIIYERGLFGIYHDWCESFSTYPRTYDLLHADHLFSQLKKRCKIVAVLAEIDRIVRPGGYLIVRDDSATTKEVENLLKSLHWEIRKTISHNQVGILSAQKTLWRPSASAAPT, from the exons atgccaacagcAAGAGCTCGTTTGGGCAGAAGACCATCCAGTTCTTCCTACTCATCAACTATTACTACTATCATCTTTGTATCATTATGTGTTTTAGGCGTATGGCTTCTCACCTCCACCTCTGTTATTCCTCCCAAATccaccactcgaacatccaccgAATCTACCACCTCCACTTCTTCTTCTCTTGCCTCCACCATTATGGATGCCCACAAGACCATTTCTAACAATGGAAGAACACCTGTTTTTAAGGACACACAAGGAGACCTTCCTGATGATGCCATAAAACCTGATGACGCTAACCGGCCTCAGGATACTAGGGAAAATGACAAGCCCCAGACAGATGTCTCATCAGATATTACAAAGTATTCTGGTGGTAGAGATAGTTTAAACGGGAATGGTGAATCGTTGCAAGGTAGTGAAAATGGAAAACTAGAAGATGACAAGAAAAATGGAAATCTAGCTGCTGCAGAGCACTCTCACGGATTGCATGGAATCGAATCTGTTGAAGAGCAAGAGAAGCAGAAACTATTGGAGACACAAACATCTGAGGAAAGTTCCATCACTCACAGGCAAGAAGCTGAGCAAATAACTGCAGGAATCGGAAAGACAATAACTGGAAAAGAATCTAAAGATAAGGGAAGCCTAGGAAAAGATAAGGCTGAAGAGGACGTGTCGTTGGATTCAGGAAATGATGCCCATGGAGTTTCAACAGATAACACCAAGAACATATTGACAGATCAAGAGCAACAAAAACGACTAGAGCAGCATCAACAACAGGAAGATGACCAAATGCAACAGCAACAGAAACAATCAGAAGAACAAACTCAAGGAGTAATGAGTAAAGATCAAATCAAACATGACGAGGCACctatattaaaagatgttaaaaTTCAACATGACCATAAGGCTCCCGTAAACTTAACTAATAACCTACCTGTTCTGAAGACTGAAAATCACAAGACTGAAACCATTGTACCAAAAGAGTCTAAAGAATCAAAGAAGTCCTGGTCGACACAAGCTGATCATTCAGTTAACCAGAAAGAAAGACGAACAGTCGGATCAAATAACAAAGACAGCAGTGTCCCGGAACAGAATTGGCAGCTGTGCGAGGTGGCAGCTGGTGCAGACTACATACCATGTTTAGACAACGAGGAAGCAATAAAAAAGCTAAAAACCACAAAGCATTATGAACATCGCGAAAGACACTGTCCTCAGGAACCTCCTACCTGCCTTGTCCCCTTGCCTCAGGGATACAAGACACCAATTGAGTGGCCTAAAAGCAGAGATAAG ATATGGTACCATAATGTGCCTCATACATTGTTAGCAGAGGTGAAGGGGCACCAAAACTGGGTGAAGGTTTCTGGTGAATTCCTAACTTTCCCAGGTGGAGGTACCCAGTTTATCCATGGAGCATTGCATTACATTGATTTTGTACAAGAG GCAGTTCCGGATATAGCATGGGGAAAGCACACTCGAGTAGTATTAGATGTTGGCTGTGGAGTCGCGAGTTTTGGTGGTTATCTTTTCGAGAGAGATGTTCTTGCAATGTCTTTCGCACCTAAAGATGAACATGAGGCACAAGTTCAATTTGCACTAGAAAGGGGAATACCTGCAATATCTGCAGTGATGGGTACTCAGAGGTTGCCATTTCCAAGTGGAGTTTTTGACCTTGTGCATTGTGCACGCTGCAGAGTCCCTTGGCATgaa GAAGGTGGTGCTCTTCTCCTGGAACTGAATCGTGTACTTCGCCCCGGAGGTTACTTTGCCTGGTCTGCAACTCCTGTGTACCAAACTCTTGAAGAAGATGTTGAGATATGGAAGG CAATGTCTAATCTGACGGTGTCCATGTGCTGGGAGCTTATAACCATAAAGAAGGACAAACTAAACTCCGTTGGTGTTGCTATCTACCACAAACCAGACACAAATGACTGCTACgatcaaagaaaacaaaacaaaccccCAATGTGTAAACCAGATGATGATCCTAATGCTGCCTG GTATGTTGCCTTCCATTCATGTATACATAGGGTGCCgactgaagaaaaggaaagaggatATCGGTGGCCTGTAGAGTGGCCTGAGCGACTACAGACCCCTCCATACTGGCTAAACCAATCACAAGTTGGAATTTATGGAAAACCAGCTCCAGATGACTTTGCAGCAGATTTGGAACATTGGAAACGTTTGGTAAGCAAGGTGTATATGAACGGACTGGGAATTAGCTGGTCAAATGTGAGAAACGCCATGGACATGAGAGCAGTATATGGAGG GTTTGCTGCAGCTCTTAGAGATCTCAAACTGTGGGTGTTGAATGTGGTGAATGTCAACTCTCCGGATACACTTCCTATAATATACGAACGTGGTCTTTTTGGGATTTATCATGATTGGTGTGAATCCTTCAGTACATACCCAAGGACATACGATCTACTACATGCTGATCATCTTTTCTCCCAGTTAAAGAAGAG GTGTAAAATTGTTGCTGTGTTAGCAGAGATTGACAGAATAGTTAGACCTGGAGGTTACTTGATTGTCCGTGATGATTCCGCCACAACTAAGGAAGTAGAGAACTTACTCAAGTCTCTGCATTGGGAAATTCGGAAAACCATCTCCCATAACCAAGTTGGAATACTAAGTGCACAGAAGACTTTGTGGCGGCCAAGCGCTTCTGCTGCACCAACCTGA
- the LOC107784788 gene encoding uncharacterized protein LOC107784788, with protein MAVNSSVMIHINPAARLTKIENRCFRQCHKLPTKPGFQFLIPKARDLSKISVVEQFRNRVEKTADEIRRLRVSAEATKPLFLTFFSKTQQFIERFIVREVENEKMMVKRNLLMMIAVFGVMAMVKGPEEALASSSPSAFVQNIIYSNKIAIFSKSYCPYCKRAKRIFNELQEQPFVVELDLRDDGGRIQDVLLDLVGRSTVPQVFVNGKHIGGSEDLQIAVKNGQLQSLLKKE; from the exons ATGGCAGTCAACTCCTCCGTCATGATTCACATCAACCCGGCGGCTCGTTTAACCAAAATAGAAAACCGGTGCTTCAGACAATGTCACAAACTTCCTACTAAACCCGGTTTCCAGTTTCTCATTCCCAAAGCACGTGACCTCTCCAAAATCTCCGTCGTGGAACAGTTCCGTAACCGCGTGGAGAAAACCGCCGACGAGATCCGCCGTCTTCGGGTTTCTGCTGAGGCTACAAAACCCCTCTTCCTCACTTTTTTCTCTAAAACTCAACAGTTTATCGAACGCTTTATTGTTCGTGAAGTAGAAAACGAGAAAATGATGGTCAAGCGtaatttgcttatgatgattGCTGTGTTTGGAGTAATGGCGATGGTGAAAGGTCCAGAAGAAGCCCTAGCTTCTAGTTCTCCTTCTGCTTTTGTTCAAAATATCATATATTCTAACAAGATCGCCATCTTCTCCAAATCCTATTGCCC GTACTGCAAGCGTGCCAAACGCATCTTCAATGAACTTCAAGAACAACCATTTGTGGTGGAGCTTGATCTTCGAG ACGATGGCGGTCGTATTCAAGATGTCCTTTTGGATCTGGTGGGCCGCAGCACAGTTCCGCAAGTGTTTGTGAATGGGAAGCATATTGGTGGTTCAGAGG ATCTTCAAATTGCTGTCAAGAACGGTCAGTTGCAAAGTCTACTTAAGAAAGAGTAA